Genomic segment of Kibdelosporangium phytohabitans:
CGGCTCACCCAGGTCGACTGGAAGACCGCGCTCAAGGGCGCCGACGATCCCACCACGATCCCCGAGCCGCGCAAGCTCGCCGCGAAACTGGCCAAGGGCGCGATCAGCCCGAAGGGCACCGAATCGCGTTGGGCTGCACCTACCCGCTCACCGGGCTGGTGCCTGTTCTCGGACGTTAGGCCCGTATCGAAGTCCCGTCCGCGGTAGCCGAGCCGGATGCGGTCCACCCCGCTGAAGCCCGACTCCGGCCTTCGGCCGGGGCAGACCCGCATCGAACGGAGACTTCGACAGGGGCCTAGTCATTCATTCAGCCATTTCGCCGCCGCGTCCTTGATTTCGCGTTCCAGGTCGCTGCCCTTGGTGGGGAAGACGCGGTTGACCGGATAGCCGGATTTCTCCAGTACGTAGGCGAGTGCGGCGTATTCGCGCGGGTACTTCGTGACGACGGCCTGGTCGATGTCGACGAGGCCGAGCGGGAAGGTGAACGTGCCGTTGTCGTAGACGCTGCAGCGGTGCACGATCCCCCATCGGCCGTCGCGTTTCCCGACCCGGTCGATGAATCGGTTGTGGACGTTGAAGCCCAGGTTCAGCCGCACGTTCTCCGCCACGAGCACCGCGTTCGTCTCCACCACGGCCTTGTCGCCGTTGAAGGTGATGACCGGGTTGGCGATCAGGTGCTTGCTGCGCAGATCAGAGTGGCCCATTTTCTCTGAGGCGGCCACGAACTCGGTCGCTGGCCCTTCGAACCAGGCGATCTCCATCCTGGCGCCGGGGTGGAACAGCCCGCGCAGGTGATCCCATTCGTTCAGATCGCGGTGCATCCACCCGGTCATCAGCTCCGAGATGGCCTGCTTGTCCTCGACGCGAGCGTTCATCCGGTGCTACCTCCGTTCGGCCCCCTCCTCCCATAGTGGGCCGATCGGCGATCAAGGTCATGAG
This window contains:
- a CDS encoding nuclear transport factor 2 family protein, with the protein product MNARVEDKQAISELMTGWMHRDLNEWDHLRGLFHPGARMEIAWFEGPATEFVAASEKMGHSDLRSKHLIANPVITFNGDKAVVETNAVLVAENVRLNLGFNVHNRFIDRVGKRDGRWGIVHRCSVYDNGTFTFPLGLVDIDQAVVTKYPREYAALAYVLEKSGYPVNRVFPTKGSDLEREIKDAAAKWLNE